One Cuculus canorus isolate bCucCan1 chromosome 2, bCucCan1.pri, whole genome shotgun sequence genomic region harbors:
- the HIGD1A gene encoding HIG1 domain family member 1A, mitochondrial yields the protein MSQGQEPVFPEYETDTSQTSKLLRKFKETPFVPIGMAGFAMVVGYGLYRLKHRGDMKMSLHLIHMRVAAQGFVVGAITCGVLYSMLREYVVKPKE from the exons ATGTCACAAGGTCAGGAACCTGTTTTCCCCGAGTATGAGACAGACACCAGCCAGACATCGAAGCTgttaagaaaatttaaagagACGCCGTTTGTACCTATTG GGATGGCTGGCTTTGCCATGGTGGTTGGCTATGGGCTGTACAGACTGAAGCACAGAGGTGACATGAAAATGTCACTTCACCTGATTCACATGCGTGTGGCAGCCCAGGGCTTCGTCGTGGGAGCTATAACGTGTG GTGTGCTGTATTCCATGTTGCGGGAGTACGTGGTGAAGCCCAAGGAGTAA